Below is a window of Polyangiaceae bacterium DNA.
GTTCCGGACGTTCTTCGGAACGCTCTGGGGAACGGAGTGGTCCTGCGGTGTCGGCACCCACTTCGACGCGCGGCTCGCTCGGCACTACTGGCTCGTCGGCGTGACGCCGCTCGAGCTGGGCGTGACCCTGTTCGACCAGCGCTCGTGGAGCATCCAGATGTTCTGGGGCGCGCGCGCGGCAGTCGCGGGACGGCTCCTGAACTCCTACCTGATCGACCCGAACGGGTTCCACAACGCGGCGGCGCAGGACGAGCTGGAGGATGCCCGGGATCACCGCCCCTGGGAGGGGTTCGTCTCAGTGGTCTTCGGGAGGAAGGTCGAGTGAGAGCACTCGCGGCGCGCGCCGCCGTGGCGCTCGCGTTGGTCGCGCCCGCGGCGCGGGCGAAGGACGTCGGCTTCCGTTCACCCGGCGGCCGGGCCTTGTGCGGTCCGCACGAGCGGTTCGGGACCGTCGTCGATCAGAACCGGCGATTTTTGGTGGTGGAGGTCGCCACCGGCCTGGCACCAGAGGGCAACTTGGCGATGTTGCTCGGCGTGCTCAACCTGCCGGTCCACGGCCTCGAGTGGTATCTCGGCTACGGCGTCGAGCTGAACCCTGCCGTTCATTACTCGGCGAGCGTGCGCTTCTTCCCCGAGCTGGGTGAGTTCCGCCCGTACCTGGGCGCCGGCTATCTGTACAAGGACACGTACGCCATCGGCGTCTCCTCGCACAACGTGTTCGTCGAGATCGGTCACAAGTGGATCATGCACCGCACCTACCACTTCAGCGTGGGCGTGGGCGTGCGCCGGCTGCTGGCGCTGAGCATCGACCGCGACTCGATCCTGAATGACCCCGACGTCGATCGTGCGCTGCTCGACGAGCAGATCGACGAGGAGCTACCGCGCTGGCTGCCCACCGTGGCCCTGCGCTTCAGCCGGGCGTTCTGAGCCCTTTGCCCCCGCACACCCGGCCGCGCTCGGGGGCTTTGGCGTCGGGCGGAGCCGCCGCGAGCTCGAGCAGGTCGCCCTGCTTGCAGCCCGCGTCGCGCAGCACCAGCGCGACCAAGCCCGGCGTGTCCTCGACCAGCCAGTAGCTCTTCGGTAGCCGGCGCGAGCATGCCCTCGGCGTCGGCGGGCGAGTGAGCGACCTCGACCACCAGGTTGCGTCCGAGCTCCGGCAGCTGGAGCAGCGCGATCTTCCTCCACAAGCCGTCCACGAAGGCCAGCGCCTGCACGAACTGCCCGTTCTCTCGGAACACGCCGTGGTAGGTCTCGCGCCCTTTCTCGCTCACGGTGGCGATGCGGAGCTTCTCCGGGAAGAGCGCCTCTGCGACTGCGAAGGGGATGATGATGAGGCAGACGGGGCTGTGACCGCAGCCTCCGCCGCCCCCCTTGGGCGCGGCGCGCTTCTCGACCTTCACCACGACGTCGGGCGGGTCGTCGAGCTCCCCGACGGCCGCGAGCTCCGTGGGGACGCTCACGAAGGACTCGAACTCGACCTTGGAAGCGCAGCGAGCGCAGCCGCCGAGCCACAGCGCGAGCAGGCCGAGGAGGACCCGGCGGATCATGTCGCGCAGGGTACCAGCCCAGCACCCCGGCTCACTCGACTTCTGCTAGCGTCCGCGAGGCTCATGGGGTCGTTCGCAGCATCTTCGGCCGTGCCGCGCCGCGGGGTGACTCGCGTGCTCGCCGCGGGCGTGCGCTTCGGCAACTCCTGGGTGCGGCGGCGCGCGGAGCTGGGAATGGCCCCTGCCGCGTTCGCGCGCGCGCTGCTCTCCGCCGCCCGGCCCCACTTCTTCGTGCTGCCCGCTGCGGCCTGCCTCGCCGGCGCGGCCGCTTCGCCCGGTGTGGCGCGCGGTCCGGGCGTGGCTGTCGCGGCCGTCGCCGTGGGCGTGGCCTGGAGCGTCGGGCAGCTGCTCAACGACCTGGTGGATCTGGAGGCCGACGCCGTGGACGCGCCGGAGCGGCCGGCCGTGAGGGGACTCCTGCCCGAAGGGCCGACCGCGCTGGCGGCCTCGCTGCTCGGCCTGCTGGTCGCGCTCGCGCTCGCGCTCACGCACCGGCTGGGCTGGCTGATGGCTCTGGCGAGCGCGCTCTTGATGCTGGCGTATTCCCCCGCCAAGGCGCTGCCGTTCCTGGGCAACCTGGCCCACGCCGCGCTGATGGCCTGGCTCGCGTTCATCGGCGCGGCAGCGGCCGCCCCGGACGCGCCGCTGCTCGAGGTGGCGGCCCACACCTGGCGCATGCTGCTCGCCGTCGGCGCGCTCGCCGCGCTCTACCTGCAGGGCAACTACGAGAAGGATCGCGCCGGGGACACGCGGGCGGGCTACCGCACGTTGGCGCACTGGCTCGGCGTGCGCGGGAGCGCGCTCCTGCGCGCGGGCTCGGGTGGGCTGCTCTATTGGGCGGGTCATCGCGCCGGCTTGGTCTCCGCGGGCGCGCGCTGGCTCTGGCTGCTCTCCGCCGCGCTGCTGGCGCTGTCCGTGGCTCGCTCGCTGCTCGAGGGCGGGCGGCGGGGTGCGCTCGCGGGCTACCGCTTCACGGTCCACTCGACCGTGACGGCGCTCACTGCGCTCGCGTGGCCGCTGATCGGCTCGGCGGGCGCGCTCGGCCTGTTGGCGGCAGCCACGCTGTTGGTGGAGCTCGCCTTCGCGCGCAGCGAAAACCCCTGAGGCGCGGGCCTCACGGCTCGAGCGTCGAGTTGTTGATCTCGATCTTGGTGTCGTCGTGCATCGAGATGCCGGGCTGGGCGTACCACGAGCCGCCGCTGTTCTTGCGGATGGTGGAGTCGTTGATCACGATGTTGCCCGAGTGGTCGTTGGTCACGAAGAAGATGGCGCTGCCGTGGGCGTTGACCTGGTTCTGCTCGATCAAGGTGCCGCACAGGGAGAGCGTCATGGTGTTGCCGTCGTTGTAGATGCCGCCGCCGCTGCCGCCGCCGGGGGTGCCGGCCTTCGCGGGGTTGGCGCCGTTGCCCACCGCCTTGTTGTAGCTGAACAGGCTGTTCACGATGGTCCACGAGACGCCGATGCTGCTGACCCCGCCGCCGTTCGAGCAGGCGTTGCCGAAGCCGCTCGGATCCCCGCCGAAGGTGCTGTTGACGACGTAGACGGGTTTGTCCTCGGACTGGTCGAACACCCGCACCGCGGCGCCGCCGACGTCGGGCCCGGTGTCGTCGCACACGTTGTTGAAGAACCGGCTGTTGACGATCTTGATGCGCCCGCCGCGGGCGAAGATGGCGCCGCCGCCTTCCTCCACGCTCTTGGCGTTCCCGTCGGAGAAGGTCAGGTTCTGGATGCTGAGCCGCGGGTGGTCCTGGTCGTTGCAGTGCGACGTGGTCCACTTCTGGTCTTGGTCGCAGGTGTTCATGTAGAGGATGCGGTTCTTGCCGTCACCGCTCAGGACGACCTTGCCGCCGCCGTCGATCACGATGCTCGGGCCCGTGTCGTTGACGATTTTGGCCGTCTCGGTGAGCTTGATCACGACTGGGTCGGGGCCACAGTCGAAGGTGATGACGCCGCCCTTGGCGATGGTCTGCACCACGAGATCGGAGGTACAGCTCGCCGGCGTGCCGTCGCCGATGACGTGATCGGGATTCGTGACGTCCTCGGGCAAGGCCTCTGCCGGCAGGCCCAGGCTGCACTTGCCCTCCGACCAACCCGCCGGCGGACCCGACTCGGGATTGGCGAGCGGGTTGTGGATGGTTCCCGGGTTGGTGCCGCCGGCGGAGCCGCCGCTGCCGCTCGAGCCGCCGCCGGAGCCACCGCCGCCGCCGGAGCTGCTGCCGCCGGTGCTCGCGCTGCCGCCGCCGTCGTCACCACCGCAGCCTTGCGTGCCCAAGACCAGAGCCAACAGAAGCAAGCTCGAACGCATCACCGACCTCCGCCGCCCAGTATACGCCAACTGTGCCGGCTGGGCCCTCGGAGCACGCTTCGCGAAACGCGTGCGCGTCACGCGAGGGCCTCGCGAAGCATCTGCGAGATTTGCGAGCGAAACCCGCTCCGTCGTCGGTTGACCCTGCTCGGCCGGGGGCTACTCTCCAATTGAGACACGAGCAACATTTGATCGGAAGGAGTCACCGATGGCACACCTGGCAACGCACATGACTCTGGACGTCTTGGTCGCCACCGTCGCCGATCTGGAGGCGCGGGTGATCGAGCTGAAGCGAGCGGCCAACACCCTGGCCGACATGTACTCGCTCCAGCTGCCCTACATGGATGTGGGGGTGATCGCCTCCACCCCCATGCGCCGCACCGACGAGTCCGAGTCCGCGGACTCTCAGGACTGAGCGTCGCCTTCTTCGGCGTCGCGGGAGCAGCGGCCGCCGCTGCACGCGCCGCAGCGCCCTCGGTTGGGGCAGCCGGAGGCGCGGTCTACGAGCACCCATACGGCGCACGCTGCGGCGAGACCGAGGATGGCGAAGAGCTCGTACATCGATTTGTCCTCAAGCGTTGGAGAACAGGCCCGCGAAGCCCATGAAGGCCAGGGAGAGGATCCCCGCGATGAGGAAGCTCATGGCGGTGCCCTTCACGACGTCGGGGGCGCCGTTGACCTGGGTCTCCTCGCGGATCCCCGCCATGATCACCAGCGCCAGGGTCAGGCCCAGGCCGCTGCCGAGCGCGAAGACCAGGCCCTGGACCAGGCCGTACCCGCGGCTGGTCTGGAACAGAGCCAGCGCGAGGATGGCGCAGTTGGTGGTGATCAGCGGCAGGTAGATGCCGAGCGCTCGGAACAGCGCCGGGCTCAGCTTCTTGATCACCATCTCGACGAACTGAACGGTGCTGGCGATGACCACGATGTAGCTGATCAGCGCGAGGTACGGCGTCTTGACGACCACATAGGTGTTGAGCACCCAGGTCGCGAGCGAGGTGATCAACATCACGAAGACGTTGGCGACGCCCAGGCGGACCGCGGTCTCCACCTTGTTGGTCACCCCCATGAAGGGACACAGGCCCAGGAAGTAGCTGAACGTGAAGTTGTTGATCACGCAGGCCGACGCGAAGATGAACACCAGGTTGCCGATGTCGCCCATCACACAGCCTCCCGTTCGGCCACGCCGGTGGGCGCGGCACGCTCGGCGCGCCGCTTCCTGACGTACCCGAACAGCGTGAGCAGCGCGCCCAGCGTGAGGAACCCACCGGGCGGAAGCACCATGATGGCCCAGGGCTCGAAGCTCGAGCCGAGAACCTGGGCTCCGAGCAACGTACCGCTCCCGAGCAGTTCGCGGATGGCGCCGATCATGGCCACCACCAGCGTGAAACCGATGGACATGCCGGTGGCGTCCGCGAGCGAGAGCCACACCCGGTTCCTGGCGGCGAACGCCTCGGCGCGTCCTAAGATGATGCAGTTCACGACGATCAGGGCGATGAATGCGCCGAGCTGCTTGTGCGCCGCCGGGAGCAGCGCCGCCAGCGTGAAATCGATGACGGTGACGAAAGTCGCGATGATGATGATGTAGGCCGAAATGCGCACCTGGCTCGGGATGATCTTGCGCATCGCGGAGACCATCGCGCTCGAGCCGATCAGGACGAAGGTCGTGGCCGCGCCCATCACCAGCGCGTTCTCGAGCGAGTTGGTGACGGCCATGGTGGGGCACAGCCCAAGCACCGCGACGAGCACCGGATTCTCCTTCCAGATCCCCCGGGTGAGCTCCGGCCAGGCGGGTCGAGAGTCCTTGTCCGCCATGCTCACTTCACCTCCGAGCTCGCCGTCTTGGGCCCGTCGGCCCCGAGCTTGGGCAGCCAGGTGGCGTTGCTCTTGTTCATGATGGTGACCACGGCCCGCGACGAGATGGTCGCCCCGGTGATCGCGTCCACCTGGTTCGGCGCCGTCTTCTCGCCTTTCTTCACCAGCTCGATCGTCGGGTCGACCTTCAGCTCGACGAAGTTCGCCTTGAAGTGGGGATCGAAGATGATCTTGTCGCCGAGCCCTGGCGTCTCCCGGCTCTCCAGCACCTCCATGCCGATCACCGCGCGGCGCTTGGGATCGTAGCCGTACAGGATCTTGACCGCGTCCTGGAAGCCCGGGCCCTCGGCTGGCACGGCGTAGCCGATCAGCCCGCCGGACTCGTCGAGCCCGCGGTAGACGAGCGGTTTCTGGCTGGGCGCGCCCACCTTGCCCTTGAACGGCACGAGCGTTCCACCCTCGAGGGCGAAGGGCTCGATCTTCTTGGTGCCGGGCAGCACTTTGTAGACGGCCTCTTGCAGGGCAGCGGCGCGGTTGTCCTGAATGCGCTCGAGCGTGCCCAGGTAGACGAGGACGATCGTCAGTCCGGACAAGAGCCCGGCGACCGCGAGCGTGCCCGCCAGCCGGATCGAGGAGGGCTCGGCCGCTTCGCTCATCGCTTGCCTCCGAAGGTGCGGGGCTGGGTCTTCTTGTCGAGCAGCGGTGTGACCGCGTTCATCAGCAGGATGCCGTACATCACGCCCTCCGGCAGCCCACCGAAGAGGCGGATCAACACCACCAGGACGCCCACCCCGAGCCCGAAGATCCAGGCGCCGCGGGGGGTCAGCGGCGTGGTGACGGGATCGGTGACCATGAAAACCGCGCCGAAGAGCAGGCCGCCAGAGAGCAGCATGAAGATCGGCGTCGGGTAGGACGCCGGCTTCCACAGGTGCAGCACGCCGCTCAGCGCCGCCACCGAGAGCAGCGTCGAGACCGGCAGGCGCCAGTCGAACACGCGGCGCAGGCCGAGCCACAGCCCGACGACGATCAGCACGATCGCGGCGGTTTCGCCCAACGAGCCCGCGGTGTTCCCGGAGAGCAGCAGACCGAGCTCCGTCGGCTTGTGCTGGAACTTGGACAGACCGAGCGGCGACGCGGAGCTGATCACGTCCACCTTGGCCTTCATCAGCGGCAGCGCGAAGCTGCTCGGGTCCAGGTGCAGCAAACCCCGGCCTGGTGCGACCCAGGTCGTCAGCGTGATGGGGAACGCGGCCTGAAGGAACGCGCGCCCGACCAACGCCGGGTTGAAGATGTTCTTGCCCAAGCCTCCCCACATCAGCTTGCCGAGCGCGATGGAGACGATGCCGCCGAGGGTGGCCATCCAGAGCGGGATCGCCGGCGGCAAGGTCAGGGCGAGCAAGATCCCGGTGAGCAAGCCGGAGCCGTCGCGGAGGGTGGACCATCCCTTGCGCTCGGACAGCAGCCACTCGGTGCCGACGGCGCCCGTCACGGCCGCCGTCACCAGGAGCAGCGCGGTGATACCGAAGTAGTAGGTGGCGGCGGCGATCACCGGCACCGTCGCGCCCACCACCTCGAGCATCACGCTCCGGGTGGTCTGCCCTCGGTGCACGAACGGCGAGGTGCTGATCTGGAGCAGCTCCAGGCTCTGGCTCATGAGGCGTCCTTCTGCCGGACCAGGCCCTTGCCGACGCGGATCAGCTGCACCAGCGGGATGTGCGACGGGCACGAGAACGAGCAGCTCGCGCACTCGAAGCAGTCGAGCACGTGCTGCTCCTTCAGCTCGTCGGTGAGCTCGGCGCGGGAGAGCTGCGCCAGCCGCGACGGGTTCAGGAACATCGGGCAGGCCTCCAGGCAGCGCCCGCAGCGGATGCAGGGCTCCTCCGGGGCCGTCTTCGCCAGGCGGGTCAGGACCAGGATGCCGGAGGTGCCCTTGGTCACCGGCACGTCCAGGCTCTTCTGGGCGTTGCCCATCATGGGACCGCCGAGGATCACCTGCTTGGCCTCGGGCAGGAGCCCGCCGCAGTGCTCGATGACCTCCTTCACCGGCGTGCCGATGGGGACCATCACGTTCGCGGGCCGGCGCACGCCAGGGCCGGTCACCGTCACCGCGCGCTCGATCAGCGGCTGCCCGCGGTCGAACAGATCGGCCAGCGCCGCCGCGGTGCCCACGTTCTGCACCACGATCTCGAGATCCAGCGGCAAGCCGCCGGCGGGCACCTCCTTCTTCAGGATGGCCTCGATCATCATCTTCTCGGCGCCCTGCGGGTACTTCACCTGGAGGCCCACCACGGCGACGCGCTCGCGATCGACCTCCTTCTCGAGCGCGGCGATCGCGTCTGGCTTGTTGCGCTCGATGCCGATGTAGGCGCGCTCCGCGCCCGTGACCTGCATGATCAGATCGAGCCCGCGCTTCACGTCGGCGGCCCGCTCGGACATCACCCGGTGGTCGCAGGTGAGGTAGGGCTCGCACTCGCAGCCGTTCAGCATCACGAACTGCACGCGCTTGCCCTTCGGGACCTTCAGCTTGACGTGGGTCGGGAACGCCGCGCCGCCCAAGCCGACCAGGCCGCCGCGCTGGATGGCCGAGATCAGGGCTTCGGCGTCGGCCTTGGCCGGATCCGGGACGTCGAGCGGGGTGACCTTCTGGGTCGCGTAGGCGTCGGCCGCGATGACGACGGTCTCGACGCGCTTGCCGCTGGGCGCCAGCCGGAGCTCGATGGCCTTCACCGTGCCGGTGACCGGCGCGTGCAGGTGCGTCGAGACGAAGCCCGCGCTCTCGGCGATGACCTGGCCCCGCTCGACCTTCTGGCCCGCGCGGACCAGCGGCTTGCTGGGCGCCCCGATGTGCTGAGACAGGGGCAGGAGGTACTCGTCCACGAACGGCATGCGCTCGATGGCCGAGGCACACGTCGCCTCCTTGTTCTCGTCCGGGTGCACGCCGTGGCGAAAGGTGCGCCCCTGGAGAAAGAAGGCGAGCCCCGTCATGAGCTCTCGTCTCCCGACTTGGCCGCGCCGCCGCGGTAGCCCGCCAGCGTGAGGAGGCGCGCGCCGAGCCGCTCTGTGGCCTCCTGGAGCTTCTGCTGGGACAGCGCTGCGAGCCGCTGCTCGTAGTCGGCGGCGAGACGCGCGAGCTCGGCCTGATGTGCCGCCGCGAGCTCGTCCCGAGCCGCGGCGCGCACCTGCTCGGTGAACGGCGTGGAGACGCCCGCGAGCTCCTGCAAGGTACGCCAAGTGTCGAGGCGCTCGACCACGACGCGTGCGAGCTCGGCGTCGAGCGCGCGGGGGCCGTCCGCGCCGTCGAGCTCCGGTGTGGCCTGCGCGCGCGCCGCGGGGTCGCCGAGCGCCCACTGGGCCACCGCTTGGGTCGAGCCGGTCGGCTCGACGAAGTGCGCGGCGAAGCGGGTCTCGCCCGCGGCGAAATGCGCGGGGGTCAGCGGCTGCCCGCTCGCATCGCTGGCCCAGGGCTCGCCGGGCGCGGGGTTGCCGGCCAGAGACAGGCGCGCGCCGAAGACGCCGCCTGCCGCGGGGTCCCAGCGCAGCAGCGGGTGGACTCGGCACTCCACGGCGAGCCGCGCCCGCTCGACGGTGAAGGCCTGGTCGAACCCGTGGCGCACCGGGCTCGGCGCGTAGAGGTGGATCAACGCGGGCCCGGTCGCCTCGAGCGCGGCGTACAGGCCGTCGAACAGGTGTTCCTGGTGAGCCAGCGTCGAGGAGAGCACGAAGGCGCGGCGCTCCGCCACGAACGGCAAGAGCGTCTCGCCGGAGCGGAGCAGTCGCTCGCGGCCGTCGAGCACGAGCACCTTGATGGGCAAGCGCGAAGCGAGCGCGCGCGCGAGGCCGGCGCGGGTCTCGGCGCCGAGCGCCTCCGGGCCGCACAGCACCAGGAGCGGTGGGCAGTCCGCGCGCTCCGCGGGGCCGAGCCCCGCGAAGTCGAGGCTCTCGAGGGCACGCTCCTTCAGCACCAAGTCCGAGGGCGCGGCCAGCAGGAGCTCGCCCAGGCGCACCAAGCGCGCCTCGGCGACGTGGCTCGCCGCCAGGCTCTCGGCGAGCCCGAGCGCCAGGTCCAGCGCTCCCGGCGACAGATCGACGACCACGGGTGCGGCGAACGGGTTGCGCGGGAACTCGGCTGCCCACTCCGCCAGGGACGGGCTGGCGACGACCAGACCGAAGCGCGCGCGCCCGAGGCCGTCGGCGCCTTCGGCGATGCGCTGGCGCAGCTCGTCGAGCTGCTTCGCCGTCCGCACCAGGCGGCGCGCGCGGTCGCCGTCCACGCTGGCGCGTTCGCCCAGCGCCTCCAGCCGGGTGATCAGCGCGGCGGTGCTGGCGCCGCGATCCGGCAGGTCGTCGAGCGCGCGATCGAGCGCCGTCAGGTCGTCGCTTGGAATCGACGCGGCCAGCGTGCGCCTGACCGCGTCGTGCAGCTCGCCGATCAGCTTGTCCAGACGGCCGAGCTGCTGAGCGAGGGCGCGCTGCTGCCGGTACTCCGCCACGGCCACGCCGAGCCGCGCGCCGAGCCGCGAGCCGGAGCCGGGCTCGTGGCCGCCGCCGCCGGTCACGCTGAGCAGCGTGTGCCGGCTGGCGAGGATCGCCGCGAGCATCCCGGTTCGACCGGCTGCACGCGCCAGGCTCTCGCCGCTCGGATCGGGCAGGCGTTCCCAGACCTCGAAGCCCGCCGCGGCCGCCGCGACCGTTGCCTCGGTGCGGCCTCCGACCTGCACCGCCTGCTCCGCGCACACCGCCGAGCAGCCGCCACAGCCCTGACAGGCAGCGGGGTTCACCGCCAGCCCGAGCAGCTCTCCGCTGCCCTTCTGCTGCGCGTGCGCCTCGTGGAACAGCACCTCCGTGGCCGCGAAGGGCAACGCCGCGATCGGGCCGAGGGTGGCCTCGAACGCCCGCTCGAAGGCCGGCCGGTCGGCGTCGGCGATCTTCATCTGCTCGACGAGCCAGGCGAAGCTCTCCCGGAGCAGCTCCGGCGTGAGCCGCCGGCCCTTCTGCTTCGCCAGCGTGCCGTCGATGCGGGCCGCTAGCTGCTTGTGAGCTCGCTTGAGCTTGTCGGCGGCGGGATCTCGCTCCGCGCTCGGCTCGGCGGCGAGCTCCGCGGCCCGATCGAGCAAGGCCTCGGTCCGGATCAGGGCAGGGGCGAACGCGGAGTCGGGGCAGGCGCTCCAGCACGCCCCGCAGCCGACGCAGCGCTCGGCGTCCACCAGCGGCAAGCGGTTCTGATGAGTGGCCACGTGGAAGAGGCCGCTCGTGGAGGGGGGCAGCGCGGCGAGCGAGAGGTAAGGATCCGGCGCCGGCTCGGCGGCGCCCTTCTCGATGCGCGGCGCCGCGAGCTCCCCCCAGAAGCGCGGCAGGTTGTCGTACTCCGCGCGGCTCTTGGCGAAGCGCCGGACCGCGAGCGGCGGTGTCTCGTCCGCTGCTCTGCCAGTCGGCTCTCCATAGCTCTGCCAGTCGAGCTTCTCCGGAGTCCCGCTCGTAGTGGTGATGGCGGCCTCCTTGGCGAGCAACCACGGCGCGTGCTCGACGAGCTCTCGGGCCCGAGCGTTCAGCACCCAGACCGTGAGCTCGCGCTCGCGGATCTCCGCGCGCCATGACGCGGGAAGATCTCGCCACAACGCCTCCGGCGGCAGCGGGCTCGAGAGCAGCGCGACCCCGCCGCGCACCACCTGGCGGAGCGGATTGACGTCGTGGGGCAGCTCCGGCGCCGCGACGATGGCCGCGTCGTGCCAGACCACGGCGCCCGGCTCGACGAGGGGCTCGGGGCAGGCCGTGACCTGGGCCGCGAAGGTTCCTTGTTCGGCGCTCGAGCGGCGGCTCCGCACGTGCGCTCCGACCGCGGCGGCCGCGCGCTCGGCCAGGCGCTCCAGCACTTCTTCCGGGGACTCGCTCTTGCGCGCCCACAGGCCCACGGTGCGCGCGGTCTTGGGCCGGAGGTCGAGCGGGGCGTCGACGCCGAGGCTCGATCGCAGGAGCTCCGGGTACGCTGCGCGCACCTTCTGATTCAGGACCTCGCGGCGCGGGTGCTCCGACCGCGCCTCCGGGAAGGAGACGCCGAGGGTCAGGTAGGGGCGCGCGGCCTCGCCGATCTTCATGTTCTCGAACGCGCCGAGCAGATCGGCGTTGGACAGCGGCTGCCCGCCGAGCCCGTAGCTGGCGGAGAGAACGCGTGGCGAGCGCTCGCCCAG
It encodes the following:
- a CDS encoding 4Fe-4S binding protein, with translation MSWAKATARWFTRLVRPEAEGVKPAEGERSVSTGAAAVLATEVLASQRVCRVASESETLGSEELTAGPNAFGQLVSETVSEDPKGAIALAEGRALGGARAAVLIPEGRIVECHGALHAVASRRAPLVIHAVVSADTASAPTLGAEGHGPYHALADTGLILGLARNAQHAVDMTLIVRRAAELALVPAVVVQDGPETAWAPASVELPKAASVRELLGPPEAGVPATGAAQTMLLGAERRRVPRWFDLDRPAAHGAELSGQDLSVSLAGRQEFFARDLEQVLTESCERLARLTGRKLSLVSTHRIEDARYAFVAQGVAIESAEAVATYLRRERGEKVGVLGIEWLRPLAVEQIRKALADVEVVTVLERTGDATGAPGPLRREIEAALGERSPRVLSASYGLGGQPLSNADLLGAFENMKIGEAARPYLTLGVSFPEARSEHPRREVLNQKVRAAYPELLRSSLGVDAPLDLRPKTARTVGLWARKSESPEEVLERLAERAAAAVGAHVRSRRSSAEQGTFAAQVTACPEPLVEPGAVVWHDAAIVAAPELPHDVNPLRQVVRGGVALLSSPLPPEALWRDLPASWRAEIRERELTVWVLNARARELVEHAPWLLAKEAAITTTSGTPEKLDWQSYGEPTGRAADETPPLAVRRFAKSRAEYDNLPRFWGELAAPRIEKGAAEPAPDPYLSLAALPPSTSGLFHVATHQNRLPLVDAERCVGCGACWSACPDSAFAPALIRTEALLDRAAELAAEPSAERDPAADKLKRAHKQLAARIDGTLAKQKGRRLTPELLRESFAWLVEQMKIADADRPAFERAFEATLGPIAALPFAATEVLFHEAHAQQKGSGELLGLAVNPAACQGCGGCSAVCAEQAVQVGGRTEATVAAAAAGFEVWERLPDPSGESLARAAGRTGMLAAILASRHTLLSVTGGGGHEPGSGSRLGARLGVAVAEYRQQRALAQQLGRLDKLIGELHDAVRRTLAASIPSDDLTALDRALDDLPDRGASTAALITRLEALGERASVDGDRARRLVRTAKQLDELRQRIAEGADGLGRARFGLVVASPSLAEWAAEFPRNPFAAPVVVDLSPGALDLALGLAESLAASHVAEARLVRLGELLLAAPSDLVLKERALESLDFAGLGPAERADCPPLLVLCGPEALGAETRAGLARALASRLPIKVLVLDGRERLLRSGETLLPFVAERRAFVLSSTLAHQEHLFDGLYAALEATGPALIHLYAPSPVRHGFDQAFTVERARLAVECRVHPLLRWDPAAGGVFGARLSLAGNPAPGEPWASDASGQPLTPAHFAAGETRFAAHFVEPTGSTQAVAQWALGDPAARAQATPELDGADGPRALDAELARVVVERLDTWRTLQELAGVSTPFTEQVRAAARDELAAAHQAELARLAADYEQRLAALSQQKLQEATERLGARLLTLAGYRGGAAKSGDESS
- the rsxC gene encoding electron transport complex subunit RsxC; the protein is MTGLAFFLQGRTFRHGVHPDENKEATCASAIERMPFVDEYLLPLSQHIGAPSKPLVRAGQKVERGQVIAESAGFVSTHLHAPVTGTVKAIELRLAPSGKRVETVVIAADAYATQKVTPLDVPDPAKADAEALISAIQRGGLVGLGGAAFPTHVKLKVPKGKRVQFVMLNGCECEPYLTCDHRVMSERAADVKRGLDLIMQVTGAERAYIGIERNKPDAIAALEKEVDRERVAVVGLQVKYPQGAEKMMIEAILKKEVPAGGLPLDLEIVVQNVGTAAALADLFDRGQPLIERAVTVTGPGVRRPANVMVPIGTPVKEVIEHCGGLLPEAKQVILGGPMMGNAQKSLDVPVTKGTSGILVLTRLAKTAPEEPCIRCGRCLEACPMFLNPSRLAQLSRAELTDELKEQHVLDCFECASCSFSCPSHIPLVQLIRVGKGLVRQKDAS
- a CDS encoding RnfABCDGE type electron transport complex subunit D gives rise to the protein MSQSLELLQISTSPFVHRGQTTRSVMLEVVGATVPVIAAATYYFGITALLLVTAAVTGAVGTEWLLSERKGWSTLRDGSGLLTGILLALTLPPAIPLWMATLGGIVSIALGKLMWGGLGKNIFNPALVGRAFLQAAFPITLTTWVAPGRGLLHLDPSSFALPLMKAKVDVISSASPLGLSKFQHKPTELGLLLSGNTAGSLGETAAIVLIVVGLWLGLRRVFDWRLPVSTLLSVAALSGVLHLWKPASYPTPIFMLLSGGLLFGAVFMVTDPVTTPLTPRGAWIFGLGVGVLVVLIRLFGGLPEGVMYGILLMNAVTPLLDKKTQPRTFGGKR
- a CDS encoding electron transport complex subunit E; its protein translation is MADKDSRPAWPELTRGIWKENPVLVAVLGLCPTMAVTNSLENALVMGAATTFVLIGSSAMVSAMRKIIPSQVRISAYIIIIATFVTVIDFTLAALLPAAHKQLGAFIALIVVNCIILGRAEAFAARNRVWLSLADATGMSIGFTLVVAMIGAIRELLGSGTLLGAQVLGSSFEPWAIMVLPPGGFLTLGALLTLFGYVRKRRAERAAPTGVAEREAV
- a CDS encoding FMN-binding protein — protein: MSEAAEPSSIRLAGTLAVAGLLSGLTIVLVYLGTLERIQDNRAAALQEAVYKVLPGTKKIEPFALEGGTLVPFKGKVGAPSQKPLVYRGLDESGGLIGYAVPAEGPGFQDAVKILYGYDPKRRAVIGMEVLESRETPGLGDKIIFDPHFKANFVELKVDPTIELVKKGEKTAPNQVDAITGATISSRAVVTIMNKSNATWLPKLGADGPKTASSEVK
- a CDS encoding electron transport complex subunit RsxA; translation: MGDIGNLVFIFASACVINNFTFSYFLGLCPFMGVTNKVETAVRLGVANVFVMLITSLATWVLNTYVVVKTPYLALISYIVVIASTVQFVEMVIKKLSPALFRALGIYLPLITTNCAILALALFQTSRGYGLVQGLVFALGSGLGLTLALVIMAGIREETQVNGAPDVVKGTAMSFLIAGILSLAFMGFAGLFSNA
- a CDS encoding UbiA family prenyltransferase, giving the protein MPRRGVTRVLAAGVRFGNSWVRRRAELGMAPAAFARALLSAARPHFFVLPAAACLAGAAASPGVARGPGVAVAAVAVGVAWSVGQLLNDLVDLEADAVDAPERPAVRGLLPEGPTALAASLLGLLVALALALTHRLGWLMALASALLMLAYSPAKALPFLGNLAHAALMAWLAFIGAAAAAPDAPLLEVAAHTWRMLLAVGALAALYLQGNYEKDRAGDTRAGYRTLAHWLGVRGSALLRAGSGGLLYWAGHRAGLVSAGARWLWLLSAALLALSVARSLLEGGRRGALAGYRFTVHSTVTALTALAWPLIGSAGALGLLAAATLLVELAFARSENP